TACCGGGCGGCGTGGTTGAGGTCGTGGAGGACGGCGACCAGGGTGCGGCCCTGCGTCTCGTGCAGTTCCGCGCACAGGTCGAGGACGTCGATCTGGTGCTGGATGTCGAGGTAGGTGGTCGGCTCGTCGAGCAGCAGCAGCGGCGTCTGCTGGGCGAGGGCCATCGCGATCCACACGCGCTGGCGCTGCCCGCCGGACAGCTCGTCGACGTACCGGTCGCCCAGCTCGCCCACGCCGGTGGCGTCCATCGACTCGCGGACGATCCGCTCGTCCTCGGGGGACCACTGCCGCAGCAGCCCCTGGTGCGGGTAGCGGCCGCGGGCGACGAGGTCGGCGACGGTGATGCCGTCGGGCGCGATCGACGACTGCGGGAGCAGTCCCAGCGTCCGCGCCACCTTCTTCGCGGGCATGGAGTGGATGGCCTGCCCGTCCAGCAGCACCTGCCCGCTGGCGGGCTTCAGCATCCGCGCCAGGGCACGCAGGAGCGTGGACTTGCCGCAGGCGTTCGGGCCGACGATCACCGTGAAGGAGTTGTCGGGGATCTCGACGGACAGGTCGCGGGCGATGGTCCGCTGCTCGTAGGCGAGGGTGACCGACTCCGCGCTGAGGCGCTGGCGCTCCATGGGGGTACTCCTGGCGTTCTGGTCGTTCGAGGGGGTCATATCCGGCCTGCCCGGCGCTCGGAGACCAGGAGCCACAGCAGGTAGGCGCCGCCGACGACGCCGGTGACGACGCCGACGGGCAGCCGGCGCTCGCCGAAGGCGTTGGTCGCGACGAGGTCGGCGACGAGCAGCACGGCCGCGCCCATGAGGGCGGACGCCGCCAGGTTGGGTCCGGGTGACCGGGTGAGCCGGCGGGCCAGCTGCGGCGCGCTGAGCGCGACGAAGACGATCGGCCCGGCCGCGGCCGTCGCCGACGCGACGAGCAGCACCGCCGAGACCAGCAGCACCATGCGCACCCGCTCGACCCGCACGCCCAGCGCGTACGCCGCGTCGTCGCCCATCTCCAGCATCCGCAGCGGCCGCCCGTACGCGAGGACGACGGGCACGAGGACCGCGCTGACCGCGAGGAGCGGCCAGAACTGGGTCCAGTCCCGGCCCTCCAGGGAACCGGTCATCCACACCACGGCGCGGGTGGCGTCGACCAGGTTCGCCTTGGTGATCAGGTAGTGGATGACGGCGGTGAGCATCGCGGCGGCGCCGATGCCGATCAGCACCAGGCGGAAGCCGTGCACGCCCCGCTTGTACGCGAAGAGGTACACGGCGGCGCCGGTGAGGACGCCGCCGACGAGGCCGCCGGCGGCGACGGCGGTGGCGTCGCCCTGGAAGAGCACGATCACGCCGAGGGCGCCGACGATGGAGCCCTGGCTGATGCCGAGCATGTCGGGGCTGCCGAGCGGGTTGCGGGTGATGGTCTGGAAGACCGCGCCGCCGATCGCGAGCCCGGCGCCGACGAGGACCGCCACCAGGGCGCGGGGCAGGCGCAGGTCCCGGACGACGAACTCCTGGACTGGCGTGCCGTCGCCGAGCAGGGTGGCGACGACGTCGGCGGGGGCGACGGGGAAGTCACCGCTGCCGATGAGGACGACCGCGGCGGCCAGGATCAGGGCGAGCAGCAGGACGCAGACGGCCAGGGCGCGCGGCTCGACGCGCACGGACAGCCCGCCGCGGGTGCGCACGGCCCGGACGGTCCGCGTGGCGGCGGCCGGCGCGCCGGAGGCGGCTGTGGGCGCGGGGGCGGCGGGCGCGGAAGGGGGTGCGGGGGTCGCGGTCACAGCTGGGCCATCCTCTTGCGGCGTACGAGGTGGATGAAGACGGGCCCGCCGACGAGGGCCGTGACGATGCCGACCTGGAGCTCCGAGGGCCGGGCGACGACCCGGCCGACGATGTCGGAGCCGAGCAGCAGCACGGGCGAGAGGACGGCCGCGTACGGCAGGATCCACCGCACGTCGGGTCCGGTGATCGCGCGGACCAGGTACGGCACCATCAGCCCGACGAACACGATGGGCCCGCAGGCCGCGGTGGCGCCCCCGCACAGCAGCGTCACGGCGAGCATGGCCAGGAGGCGGGTCCGGTTGAGGTGCGCGCCGAGCGCGCGGGCGGCGTCGTCGCCCATCTCCATGGCGTTGAGCGGCCGGGCGACCAGCGCGGCGAGGACGACGCCGGCCGCGATGAACGGCGCGACGGCCCCGAGGGTGGCCGCGTCGGCGCCGGCGAGCGAGCCGACGGTCCAGAACCGCAGCCGGTCCAGCGCGGCGGAGTCGAGCAGCTGGACGGCGTTGACGTACCCGTACAGCGCGGCCGTCGCCGCGGTGCCGGCGAGTGCGAGCCGTACGGGCGTGGCGCCGCGCCCGCCGCCGAGCACGTACACGAGGACGGAGACGACGGCGGCGCCCGCGAAGGCGAACCAGACGTACCCCATGAAGGAGGTGGTGCCGAGGAAGCTCGTCGCGGTGACGACGGCGGCCGCCGCGCCCGCGTTGACCCCCATGAGGCCGGGCTCGGCGAGCGGGTTGCGGGTGAGGGCCTGCATCACGGCGCCGGAGAGGCCGAGCGCGACGCCGGCGAGGAGTCCGAGCCCGGTGCGGGGCAGCCGGACGTCGGCGATGAGGACGTCGTGGCCGGTGCCGGAGTTCTGGAACAGGCCGTGCCAGACGTCGCCCAGCGGGACGGGTTTCGCGCCGATGACGATGCTCGCGACGCACATGAGCGCCAGCACGCCGAGGGACAGCACCAGCCCGGCGGCGCGCAGGGTCCGGCGCCGCCGCCGGGAGGGCTGCACGGCGGCCCGTCGCTCGGCGGCGGTCCGGGGGTCCGCGGCGGCCCGTGGCTCGGCGGCGGCCCGGGGCTCCGCGCTCGGTTCGGGAGAACGTTCGACCAACACGCGGTTAGGTTAGCCTACCCTCCCCGCAATGATCGTCAGAGTGTCACCAGCCGAGCCCGGCCAGCGCCTCCGTCGCGTCCCGCCCGCACGACCCCTCGCCGGCGTCGGTCCAGGCCGCCGCGCACAGCGCCCGGAGCCCGTCCATCGGCTCGCCCGTCCCGTCGAGGACGAGCGCCCCGCCGTCCACCGACGCCGTCCAGCCCCCGCAGCAGAACCCGCCGCCCGCGGCGGACACCTCCGGCTGGCCCGTCAGCAGGCCGCGCAGGTCGGCGTCGACGTACGTGGGCCGGTGCTCCGGCACGGCCGCGAGAAGCCGCGCCGGGTCGGTGACGCCGGTGAGGACGAGCAGCGAGTCGACGCCGCCGTTCGACGCCCCCTCGATGTCCGTGTCGAGCCGGTCCCCGACGACGAGCGGCCGCCGCGCTCCGGTCCGCAGGATCGTCTCGCGGTGCATGGGCGGCAGCGGCTTCCCCGCCACCTGCGGTTCGGCGCCCGTGGCGATCCGCACGACCTCCACCGCCGCCCCGTTGCCCGGGGCGATGCCCCGCGCGCCGGGGATCGTCAGGTCGGTGTTGGACGCGAACCAGGGCACACCGCGCGCGATGGCGTACGACGCCTCCGCGAACCGCCCCCACGGCAGGTCGGGCCCGCCGTACCCCTGCACGACGGCCACCGGGTCGTCGTCGGCCGACTCGACCGGTTCGAGACCCCGCTCGCGCAATGCCACCCGCAGCCCCTCCCCGCCGACGACGAGGACCCGCGCGCCCCGCGACAGCTGCCCGGCCATCAGCCGCGCCACCGCCTGCGCCGACGTGACGACGTCGCCCGGCTCGGCGGGCACGCCCAGCTCGGTCAGGTGGGCGGCGACGGCGTCCGGAGTGCGCAGCGCGTTGTTGGTGACGTAGGCCAGGCGCATCCCCGCGTCGCGGGCCGCGCCCAGCGCCTCGACGGCGTACGGGATGGCCTCGCCGCCCGCGTACACGACCCCGTCCAGGTCCAGCAGCGCCGTGTCGTACGCCGCGTTCAACGCGGTGTCGCTGCCACCCGGCAGGTTCCGTCCCTGCTGCCCCATCAAGCGCACTCCTCACTCGTCCGGACGATCCCGTCCCCCGATCATCGCTCATCCGTGCGTCCACCTACGATGCAAGGATGAACACGAGAGGTCCTGCGGCCGAAGAGGGTCTGCACCTGAAACCGTTCCGCGGCGTGCGGTACGTACCAGAAAAGGTGCGCAGCCTCGCGGCGGTCACCTCTCCCCCGTACGACGTCGTCGTGCGGCCGGACGGACTGCACCACCTGGAGTCGTCCGACCCGTACAACATCGTGCGGCTCATCCTGCCGCAGGCACCCACCGCGGACGCACGTCCCCGCCAGGCGGCGGACACCCTCGCGGACTGGCTCGCGGAGGGCGTCCTGGCCGCCGACCCGCAGCCCGCCCTGTACGTCTACGAGCAGCGCAAGGGCGACCTGCTCCAGCGGGGCCTGATCGGCTCCCTGGAGCTGTCCGCCTCGTCGGAGGGCGTGGTCCTGCCCCACGAGGACGTCATGCCGGACGTGGTGGAGGAGCGCGCCGACCTGATGCGCACCACCGGCGCGCACCTGGAGCCGCTGCTCCTGACGTACCGGAGCGACGGCCGCGCGACGGGCGCGACGGCCGTCATCGAACGTGCCACGGCCCGCGTCCCGCTCCTCGCGACGACGACGGAGGACGGCTTCGGCCACCGGCTGTGGGCGGTGACGGACCCGGCGGAGCTGGCGGCCGCCGCGGACGACCTGGCGCACCACCAGGCGCTGATCGCGGACGGCCACCACCGCTGGGCGACGTACCTGCGCCTGCGCGAGGAGCGGTCGGCGCCGGGCCCGTGGGACTCCGGTCTGGTGCTGCTGGTCGACACGGCCCGCTACCCGCTCCAGGTGCGGGCCATCCACCGGCTGCTGCACCGCCTGCCGGTCGCGCGGGCCGTGGCGGCGCTGGAGGGCTCCTTCCGCGTGAGGACCCTGGACGTTCCCCTTCCGGCGGCCCTGGACGCCCTGGCCGGGGCGGTCGCCGACGGCAACGCGTTCCTGCTCGCGGGCGACGGCCGCTTCCACCTGGTGGACCGGCCGGATCCCGAGCTGCTGTCCCGCACGGTACGGGCCGACCGTCCGGAGGCGTGGCGCACGCTCGACGCGACGGTGCTGCACGCGACGCTGCTGGAGCACGTGTGGCGCGTCCCGGACGGCCCGGAGCACATCGGGTACATCCATGACGCGGGGGCCGTGGTCGAG
This portion of the Streptomyces changanensis genome encodes:
- a CDS encoding ABC transporter ATP-binding protein — its product is MTPSNDQNARSTPMERQRLSAESVTLAYEQRTIARDLSVEIPDNSFTVIVGPNACGKSTLLRALARMLKPASGQVLLDGQAIHSMPAKKVARTLGLLPQSSIAPDGITVADLVARGRYPHQGLLRQWSPEDERIVRESMDATGVGELGDRYVDELSGGQRQRVWIAMALAQQTPLLLLDEPTTYLDIQHQIDVLDLCAELHETQGRTLVAVLHDLNHAARYATHLIAVRGGEVVAEGPPSEIVTAELVERVFGLRCQVIDDPETGTPLVVPAARKARALARS
- a CDS encoding FecCD family ABC transporter permease; translation: MTATPAPPSAPAAPAPTAASGAPAAATRTVRAVRTRGGLSVRVEPRALAVCVLLLALILAAAVVLIGSGDFPVAPADVVATLLGDGTPVQEFVVRDLRLPRALVAVLVGAGLAIGGAVFQTITRNPLGSPDMLGISQGSIVGALGVIVLFQGDATAVAAGGLVGGVLTGAAVYLFAYKRGVHGFRLVLIGIGAAAMLTAVIHYLITKANLVDATRAVVWMTGSLEGRDWTQFWPLLAVSAVLVPVVLAYGRPLRMLEMGDDAAYALGVRVERVRMVLLVSAVLLVASATAAAGPIVFVALSAPQLARRLTRSPGPNLAASALMGAAVLLVADLVATNAFGERRLPVGVVTGVVGGAYLLWLLVSERRAGRI
- a CDS encoding FecCD family ABC transporter permease — encoded protein: MCVASIVIGAKPVPLGDVWHGLFQNSGTGHDVLIADVRLPRTGLGLLAGVALGLSGAVMQALTRNPLAEPGLMGVNAGAAAAVVTATSFLGTTSFMGYVWFAFAGAAVVSVLVYVLGGGRGATPVRLALAGTAATAALYGYVNAVQLLDSAALDRLRFWTVGSLAGADAATLGAVAPFIAAGVVLAALVARPLNAMEMGDDAARALGAHLNRTRLLAMLAVTLLCGGATAACGPIVFVGLMVPYLVRAITGPDVRWILPYAAVLSPVLLLGSDIVGRVVARPSELQVGIVTALVGGPVFIHLVRRKRMAQL
- a CDS encoding HAD-IIA family hydrolase; the encoded protein is MGQQGRNLPGGSDTALNAAYDTALLDLDGVVYAGGEAIPYAVEALGAARDAGMRLAYVTNNALRTPDAVAAHLTELGVPAEPGDVVTSAQAVARLMAGQLSRGARVLVVGGEGLRVALRERGLEPVESADDDPVAVVQGYGGPDLPWGRFAEASYAIARGVPWFASNTDLTIPGARGIAPGNGAAVEVVRIATGAEPQVAGKPLPPMHRETILRTGARRPLVVGDRLDTDIEGASNGGVDSLLVLTGVTDPARLLAAVPEHRPTYVDADLRGLLTGQPEVSAAGGGFCCGGWTASVDGGALVLDGTGEPMDGLRALCAAAWTDAGEGSCGRDATEALAGLGW
- a CDS encoding DUF1015 family protein, which encodes MNTRGPAAEEGLHLKPFRGVRYVPEKVRSLAAVTSPPYDVVVRPDGLHHLESSDPYNIVRLILPQAPTADARPRQAADTLADWLAEGVLAADPQPALYVYEQRKGDLLQRGLIGSLELSASSEGVVLPHEDVMPDVVEERADLMRTTGAHLEPLLLTYRSDGRATGATAVIERATARVPLLATTTEDGFGHRLWAVTDPAELAAAADDLAHHQALIADGHHRWATYLRLREERSAPGPWDSGLVLLVDTARYPLQVRAIHRLLHRLPVARAVAALEGSFRVRTLDVPLPAALDALAGAVADGNAFLLAGDGRFHLVDRPDPELLSRTVRADRPEAWRTLDATVLHATLLEHVWRVPDGPEHIGYIHDAGAVVEQAERHGTTAVLMHPVREEVVRDLARQGVTMPRKSTSFGPKPATGLVLRSLALD